A portion of the Meriones unguiculatus strain TT.TT164.6M chromosome 11, Bangor_MerUng_6.1, whole genome shotgun sequence genome contains these proteins:
- the Itpkb gene encoding inositol-trisphosphate 3-kinase B isoform X2, whose protein sequence is MAKRPERTRQDWEMSKSWRKIKNMVQWSPFVMSFKKKYPWIQLAGHAGSFKAAANGRILKKHCESEQRCLDRLMADVLRPFVPAYHGDVVKDGERYNQMDDLLADFDSPCVMDCKMGVRTYLEEELTKARKKPSLRKDMYQKMVEVDPEAPTEEEKAQRAVTKPRYMQWRETISSTATLGFRIEGIKKEDGSVNRDFKKTKTREQVTEAFREFTKGNRNILIAYRDRLKAIRETLEVSPFFKCHEVIGSSLLFIHDKKEQAKVWMIDFGKTTPLPEGQTLQHDVPWQEGNREDGYLSGLNNLIDILTEMSQESPLT, encoded by the exons AGCAAGtcatggaggaagataaagaataTGGTGCAGTGGTCCCCCTTTGTCATGTCCTTCAAGAAGAAGTACCCCTGGATCCAGCTGGCCGGACATGCAG GGAGCTTCAAGGCAGCTGCCAACGGCCGCATCCTGAAGAAGCACTGTGAGTCCGAACAGCGCTGCCTGGACCGGCTGATGGCCGATGTGCTGAGACCCTTCGTGCCAGCCTACCACGGGGACGTGGTGAAGGACGGGGAGCGCTACAACCAGATGGACGACCTGCTGGCCGACTTCGACTCACCTTGCGTGATGGACTGCAAGATGGGCGTCAG GACATACCTGGAGGAAGAACTCACCAAGGCCCGGAAGAAGCCTAGCTTGCGGAAGGACATGTACCAGAAGATGGTTGAGGTGGACCCCGAGGCCCCCACTGAGGAGGAAAAAGCCCAGCGAGCTGTGACCAAACCACGTTACATGCAGTGGCGGGAAACTATCAGCTCCACAGCTACCCTGGGCTTCAGGATCGAGGGCATCAAG AAGGAAGATGGCTCTGTGAACCGTGACTTCAAGAAGACTAAGACGAGGGAGCAGGTCACTGAGGCCTTCAGAGAGTTCACGAAAGGAAACCGGAACATCCTG ATCGCCTACCGGGACCGGCTGAAGGCCATTCGAGAAACCCTGGAAGTCTCTCCCTTCTTCAAATGCCACGAG GTCATCGGCAGCTCCCTCCTCTTCATCCACGACAAGAAGGAGCAAGCCAAGGTGTGGATGATTGACTTTGGGAAGACCACGCCCCTACCGGAAGGCCAGACCCTACAACACGATGTCCCCTGGCAGGAGGGGAACCGGGAGGATGGTTACCTCTCAGGGCTGAACAACCTCATCGACATCCTGACAGAAATGTCCCAGGAAAGCCCACTCACCTGA